In Oryza sativa Japonica Group chromosome 2, ASM3414082v1, the following are encoded in one genomic region:
- the LOC4329529 gene encoding PAN domain-containing protein At5g03700, which produces MEAVRCFVVLCVAVAAALASLGGGAVDAAAAAAAAQEMRRGFSAAHDRSYSQFEQVLSDPTGVFALGFLRVNSTMLDLAVVHLPSSFPLWSSIPDRPAQWSAPASLSFDGDLVLTDPAANKVLWSAGAAAGAGGDRVVLLNTSNLQIQSGGGGGDGGSSPGIVWQSFDAPSETIVQGQNLTSAAALYTSDRRFSMRMGTSYFGLYIEPPASSSGGGGVAAAMYWKHTALQAKAAIVDGGGPTYARVEPDGYLAMYQKEGPPAEVLSFDTFNHGVRALRRMTLEADGNLRAYYWDSTGSRWVLDYTAITDPCGLPSTCGAYAVCVPPSGRCACLANATDGSGCAAANVGGGGGLCGRTGGEVGGLYWEVRRQRVEPANKEFLPFEHSPSAADCEVRCARNCSCWGAVYSNGTGYCYLMDYPAQMMVAADERKVGYFKVRSLEEAAAASGGGRAAGVKAALLAVGVTVLVAAAAFGAYRVWKRRCRTAVDARRQVVADDEGLSPGPYKNLGSFSSVELSSSFRR; this is translated from the coding sequence ATGGAAGCGGTGAGGTGTTTTGTGGTGTTGTGCgtggctgtggcggcggcgctggcttCTTTGGGTGGCGGTGCGgttgatgcggcggcggcggcggcggcggcgcaggagatGCGGCGAGGCTTCTCGGCGGCGCACGACCGGTCCTACTCGCAGTTCGAGCAGGTGCTGTCCGACCCCACCGGCGTCTTCGCCCTCGGCTTCCTCCGCGTCAACTCCACCATGCTCGACCTCGCCGTGGTCCACCTCCCGTCCTCGTTCCCGCTCTGGAGCTCCATCCCCGACCGCCCCGCGCAGTGGTCCGCGCCCGCTTCGCTCTCCTTCGACGGCGACCTCGTCCTCACCGACCCCGCCGCCAACAAGGTCCTCTGGTCCGCCggggccgccgccggagccggcggcgaccgcgtgGTGCTCCTCAACACCTCCAACCTCCAAatccagagcggcggcggcggcggcgacggcggctcgtcGCCCGGTATCGTGTGGCAGAGCTTCGATGCCCCATCGGAGACCATCGTGCAAGGCCAGAACCTCacctccgcggcggcgctctACACCTCCGACCGCCGCTTCTCCATGCGGATGGGGACCAGCTACTTCGGGCTCTACATCGAGCCGCCCGCGTcgtcgtccggcggcggcggcgtcgcggcagCGATGTACTGGAAGCACACGGCGCTGCAGGCCAAGGCCGCGatcgtggacggcggcggcccgACGTACGCGCGCGTGGAGCCCGACGGCTACCTCGCCATGTACCAGAAGGAAGGGCCACCCGCCGAAGTCCTCTCCTTCGACACCTTCAACCATGGCGTGCGGGCGCTCCGCCGCATGACGCTCGAGGCCGACGGCAACCTCCGCGCCTACTACTGGGACAGCACCGGCTCCCGGTGGGTGCTCGACTACACCGCCATCACCGATCCGTGCGGCCTGCCAAGCACCTGCGGCGCCTACGCCGTCTGCGTGCCGCCCAGCGGCCGGTGCGCGTGCCTGGCCAACGCGACGGACGGCTCGGGATGCGCCGCCGCaaacgtcggcggcggcggcggcctctgcggccgcacgggcggcgaggtgggcggGCTGTACTGGGAGGTGCGGAGGCAGCGCGTGGAGCCGGCGAACAAGGAATTCCTGCCGTTCGAGcactcgccgtcggcggcggactGCGAGGTGCGGTGCGCGCGCAACTGCAGCTGCTGGGGCGCCGTCTACAGCAACGGCACGGGGTACTGCTACCTCATGGACTACCCGGCGCAGATGATGGTGGCCGCCGACGAGAGGAAGGTGGGGTACTTCAAGGTGAGGAgcctggaggaggcggcggcggcgagcgggggcgGGAGGGCGGCCGGTGTCAAGGCGGCGCTGCTTGCCGTCGGCGTGACGGTGCTGGTCGCCGCGGCCGCGTTCGGGGCGTACAGGGTGTGGAAGCGGAGGTGCCGGACGGCCGTGGACGCCAGGCGGCAggtcgtcgccgacgacgaggggCTCTCGCCGGGCCCGTACAAGAACCTCGGATCCTTCAGCTCCGTCGAGCTCTCCAGCTCCTTCCGGAGGTAG